The following coding sequences are from one Streptomyces sp. NBC_01294 window:
- a CDS encoding mucoidy inhibitor MuiA family protein: MSTAPKPIALPVTAVTCLEDRAHVERAVVLDLEAGVQRLRLGPVSALAVDRTLHAELTAAFPATVLDVRIVRSWTPRGPLPSPDEDSALRHRVHALEEERLALGRQRDRVQARLGLLGRLAADLLREIGEGAGSGETERTRWASELDRVDGERDAHGEQLRTVDARLAALAAELREVQQAVHLSEEEPAELVGHIELTVEAAAAGPAELRLSHLTACALWRPAYRAVLDGDALTLETEAMVWQRTGEDWSDVRLTLSTARSALATDPPRLGEDRLTLGDRTAAERRTVDVELREEEIGALGPAPVLGLPGVDDGGEARVLSSPAPVSVPGDGRAHRVPISVFTTAASSEYACSPEVSPVVTQVVRCDNRSGHALLAGPVDLVRGSGFSGRGTLDFTAPGAPVELAFGSCDDHAVVRETEESRDSAGIMQRTVVTRTVRLHLSRFSAPGEHGDRMVALRERIPVSEVSAVDVRLRKDASSPAPEGVDPEGIVRWDIALPPGGRRTVTLVYELSASAKVAGL, encoded by the coding sequence ATGTCCACGGCCCCGAAGCCGATCGCCCTTCCCGTCACCGCCGTCACCTGCCTCGAGGACCGCGCCCACGTCGAGCGCGCCGTCGTGCTCGACCTGGAGGCGGGGGTCCAGCGGCTGCGTCTCGGGCCGGTCAGCGCGCTGGCCGTCGACCGGACCCTCCATGCCGAGCTGACCGCCGCGTTCCCCGCGACCGTGCTCGACGTGCGGATCGTCCGCAGCTGGACGCCGCGCGGGCCGCTGCCGTCCCCCGACGAGGACTCCGCGCTGCGCCACCGCGTACACGCCCTCGAAGAGGAGCGGCTGGCCCTGGGGCGGCAGCGCGACCGGGTGCAGGCCCGCCTCGGTCTGCTCGGCCGCCTCGCCGCCGATCTGCTGCGGGAGATCGGCGAGGGCGCCGGCTCCGGGGAGACCGAACGGACCCGCTGGGCCAGCGAACTGGACCGGGTGGACGGCGAACGCGACGCGCACGGCGAGCAACTGCGCACCGTGGACGCCCGCCTGGCCGCCCTCGCCGCCGAACTCCGGGAAGTCCAGCAGGCCGTGCACCTCTCCGAGGAGGAACCCGCCGAGCTGGTCGGCCACATCGAGCTGACGGTGGAGGCCGCGGCCGCCGGGCCGGCCGAGCTGCGCCTGAGCCACCTCACCGCGTGCGCGCTGTGGCGGCCCGCCTACCGGGCCGTGCTCGACGGGGACGCCCTGACGCTGGAGACCGAGGCGATGGTCTGGCAGCGCACCGGCGAGGACTGGTCGGACGTACGGCTGACCTTGTCCACCGCCCGCTCGGCGCTGGCCACCGATCCGCCACGGCTCGGCGAGGACCGGCTGACGCTGGGGGACCGCACCGCGGCGGAGCGCCGCACCGTCGACGTCGAGCTGCGCGAGGAGGAGATCGGGGCGCTCGGCCCGGCCCCGGTGCTCGGTCTGCCGGGGGTGGACGACGGCGGCGAGGCCCGCGTCCTGAGCTCCCCCGCGCCGGTCTCCGTGCCCGGGGACGGCCGCGCCCACCGCGTGCCGATCTCCGTCTTCACCACGGCCGCGAGCAGCGAGTACGCCTGCTCGCCCGAGGTGTCTCCCGTGGTCACCCAGGTGGTGCGGTGCGACAACCGGTCCGGCCACGCGCTGCTCGCCGGGCCGGTGGACCTGGTCCGGGGCAGCGGGTTCAGCGGCCGCGGCACGCTGGACTTCACCGCCCCGGGCGCCCCCGTCGAACTCGCCTTCGGCAGCTGCGACGACCACGCGGTGGTCCGGGAGACCGAGGAGTCCCGCGATTCCGCCGGGATCATGCAGCGGACCGTGGTCACCCGCACGGTCCGGCTGCACCTGTCCCGGTTCTCCGCCCCCGGGGAGCACGGCGACCGGATGGTCGCCCTCCGGGAGCGGATCCCGGTCTCCGAGGTCTCGGCGGTGGACGTACGGCTCCGGAAGGACGCCTCCTCCCCGGCGCCCGAGGGGGTCGACCCCGAAGGCATCGTCCGCTGGGACATCGCCCTCCCGCCCGGCGGCCGGCGCACGGTCACCC
- a CDS encoding DUF4139 domain-containing protein, with product MTTETAQRWGATLDSVVVYAQGALCRRLARGIVPPDGRVRVAGLPRSLDPGSLRARVLGAAGVRVTEARVEVEAEPLGTGTPDALRREVERLSDAYAAAQGRRDRQLSRIEEVRALHPVPPERNPEDPHRRTPVDAWLELADFVDERLKRLHTRLVELEEALRDVGHELAVAADRLARASTDAPSAHVETTVCAVLTLDGAGDTEVELELEYGVPGAVWVPTYRLTHRQGDGSGRLVLRASVAQRTGEDWTGVRIALATADLRRRTDLPKLRSIRIGRRQPAPAPSGWREPPAGLADLFAGYQAAGPRPAATAAPAAVGTGSAPPAAAGGPASGPVPPLPPPPPPPPPPQQGYGGPPTAFPMPGGVDGFSPDPYGGAMPAFAPQAPAAPAAAAPAARRRSGGGSFAGAPAPMAPAAPGRAAPPPPPAPVTGPPRPSGAELDYAALVLCGPDEQAARRGRLFPGSASDPVAAEYRRRAEAVASLPLPGQAVRPRDSAGSFDHRFDAAARADVPSDGTWHTVTVAEIPVGLRTEYLCVPSAEQTVYATLVLSNATDQALLAGPVEVVVDDGFLLTAALPTLAPGGVRRVGLGPAEGIRVTRRTNLRESTSGLRNNITVLDHRVHVELANRLARPVTVEVRERVPVSSEPDVRIEERADWTAPEEGTGPEHLAPGTRVWRLDLPAGATAALEGGYEIRIPTGKALVGGNRRS from the coding sequence ATGACGACGGAGACGGCACAGAGGTGGGGGGCGACCCTCGATTCGGTCGTGGTGTACGCGCAGGGCGCGCTCTGCCGCCGCCTGGCGCGCGGCATCGTGCCCCCTGACGGCCGGGTGCGGGTGGCGGGGCTGCCCCGCTCGCTGGATCCCGGCTCGCTGCGGGCCCGTGTGCTGGGCGCCGCCGGCGTGCGCGTCACCGAGGCCCGGGTGGAGGTCGAGGCCGAGCCGCTCGGCACGGGCACGCCCGACGCGTTGCGGCGCGAGGTCGAGCGGCTGAGCGACGCGTACGCGGCGGCGCAGGGCCGCCGGGACCGGCAGCTGAGCCGGATCGAGGAGGTCAGGGCGCTCCACCCGGTCCCGCCCGAACGCAACCCCGAGGACCCGCACCGCCGCACCCCGGTCGACGCGTGGCTGGAGCTCGCCGACTTCGTCGACGAGCGGCTGAAGAGACTGCACACCCGCCTCGTCGAGCTGGAGGAGGCGCTGCGCGACGTCGGGCACGAGCTCGCCGTCGCCGCCGACCGGCTCGCCCGCGCCTCCACCGACGCACCGTCAGCGCACGTGGAGACCACGGTCTGCGCGGTCCTGACCCTCGACGGCGCCGGTGACACCGAGGTGGAACTGGAGCTGGAGTACGGGGTGCCGGGCGCCGTCTGGGTGCCGACGTACCGGCTCACTCACCGTCAGGGCGACGGCAGCGGCCGTCTGGTGCTGCGCGCCTCGGTCGCGCAGCGGACCGGCGAGGACTGGACCGGTGTGCGCATCGCCCTGGCCACCGCCGATCTGCGGCGCCGCACCGACCTGCCGAAGCTCCGCTCGATCCGCATCGGACGCCGTCAGCCCGCCCCCGCGCCGTCCGGCTGGCGCGAGCCTCCGGCGGGGCTCGCCGACCTGTTCGCCGGGTACCAGGCGGCCGGCCCCCGTCCTGCCGCGACCGCCGCGCCTGCCGCCGTCGGGACCGGATCCGCTCCGCCGGCTGCCGCGGGCGGCCCCGCCTCCGGTCCCGTTCCGCCACTGCCCCCTCCCCCGCCGCCCCCGCCGCCCCCGCAGCAGGGCTACGGCGGTCCGCCGACGGCGTTCCCGATGCCCGGCGGCGTCGACGGCTTCTCCCCCGACCCGTACGGCGGCGCGATGCCGGCCTTCGCGCCGCAGGCTCCCGCTGCACCGGCCGCCGCGGCACCGGCTGCCAGGCGGCGGAGCGGCGGCGGCTCCTTCGCCGGGGCCCCCGCCCCCATGGCGCCTGCGGCTCCCGGCCGGGCCGCGCCGCCGCCCCCTCCAGCACCGGTGACCGGTCCGCCGCGGCCGAGCGGTGCCGAGCTCGACTACGCCGCGCTCGTCCTGTGCGGCCCCGACGAGCAGGCCGCCCGCAGGGGCCGGCTGTTCCCCGGCTCCGCTTCCGACCCGGTGGCGGCCGAGTACCGCCGCCGCGCCGAGGCGGTGGCCTCGCTGCCGCTGCCCGGACAGGCCGTGCGGCCGCGCGACTCGGCGGGTTCCTTCGACCACCGCTTCGATGCCGCCGCCCGCGCCGACGTGCCCTCGGACGGCACCTGGCACACCGTCACCGTCGCCGAGATCCCGGTCGGCCTGCGCACCGAGTACCTCTGCGTGCCGTCCGCGGAGCAGACCGTGTACGCGACACTGGTGCTCTCCAACGCCACCGACCAGGCCCTGCTGGCCGGCCCGGTGGAGGTCGTCGTCGACGACGGCTTCCTGCTGACCGCCGCACTGCCCACGCTCGCTCCCGGCGGGGTCCGCCGGGTGGGGCTCGGGCCGGCCGAGGGCATCCGGGTCACCCGGCGCACGAACCTGCGCGAGTCGACGTCGGGCCTGCGCAACAACATCACCGTGCTCGACCACCGCGTCCACGTGGAGCTGGCGAACCGGCTCGCGCGGCCCGTCACCGTCGAGGTCCGCGAGCGGGTGCCGGTCTCCTCCGAACCGGACGTCCGCATCGAGGAACGGGCCGACTGGACGGCGCCCGAGGAAGGCACCGGACCCGAGCACCTCGCCCCGGGCACCCGCGTCTGGCGGCTCGACCTGCCCGCAGGCGCCACCGCCGCCCTCGAAGGCGGCTACGAGATCCGCATCCCGACCGGCAAGGCCCTGGTCGGCGGCAACCGCAGGAGCTGA
- a CDS encoding DUF4235 domain-containing protein, with amino-acid sequence MNGAKVAYRPVGLALGAVSGMIAGAAFKQAWKMIEGEGDAPSATDEDRSWREVLIAAALQGAIFAVVKAAVDRSGAVAARRVTGTWPG; translated from the coding sequence GTGAACGGGGCCAAGGTCGCGTACAGGCCGGTCGGGCTGGCCCTCGGCGCCGTCAGCGGCATGATCGCGGGGGCCGCGTTCAAGCAGGCCTGGAAGATGATCGAAGGCGAGGGCGACGCTCCCAGCGCCACGGACGAGGACCGGTCCTGGCGGGAGGTCCTGATCGCTGCCGCCCTGCAGGGCGCGATCTTCGCCGTGGTCAAGGCCGCGGTCGACCGGTCGGGCGCCGTCGCCGCCAGGCGCGTGACGGGCACCTGGCCGGGCTGA
- a CDS encoding DUF6056 family protein has protein sequence MSTAAIEGEGVLTPSSAVDRETGRRPLLRWLIPVVGATLVAAAGALIAVGCFLGLYVRPTSDDWCAAWKARDLGILGITSDFYTTQNGRIANAFLSGVVYGDGLAGTKVLPTVIAVSFTAGLVLLGRDFVRFLGGRPRVLVLLACALVVQALLYFAGTRSYQALLWAPATISHTLPSVIGLWALLLAVRTVRRPRTAERVAGFASAFLIAFALGTLSEPFALVSGLLAAGVGLLSVPRLRLARNWRPFTWCVLWCSGLVCGLAVLYTSPGARWRRAQQPEKESLLSADELRVTWEDWLRMWDSVTGQWAYLGAAAAGVLLGLACGLRGHAPGKREPRRTVPRSVLTALLLLPVPVVVLGSFAVVVGLRSGYGPTGWTYARTWTSFLVPMELALCGYGALLGTWGGRWLSARRTADALMVTGTVAAGCLALASVAVLVPNVQRLTTSTVARSVAWDSQNARIRTEAARGATDVGYRPLHIGALAEPFFTRDYERDWVAACVSQWYGVDRIHRP, from the coding sequence ATGAGCACTGCTGCGATCGAGGGCGAGGGCGTCCTGACCCCTTCCTCCGCGGTGGACCGGGAGACCGGCCGCCGCCCCCTCCTGCGCTGGCTGATCCCGGTGGTCGGGGCGACGCTCGTCGCGGCGGCCGGAGCGCTGATCGCCGTCGGATGCTTCCTCGGGCTGTACGTGCGGCCCACGTCCGACGACTGGTGCGCCGCGTGGAAGGCCCGTGACCTGGGGATCCTCGGCATCACGTCCGACTTCTACACGACCCAGAACGGCAGGATCGCCAACGCCTTCCTGAGCGGGGTCGTCTACGGCGACGGACTGGCCGGGACGAAGGTCCTGCCGACGGTCATCGCCGTCTCCTTCACCGCCGGGCTGGTCCTGCTGGGGCGCGACTTCGTCCGGTTCCTCGGCGGCAGACCAAGGGTGCTGGTGCTGCTCGCCTGCGCCCTGGTCGTGCAGGCACTGCTCTACTTCGCGGGCACCCGCAGCTATCAGGCGCTGCTGTGGGCACCCGCCACGATCTCCCACACCCTTCCGAGCGTGATCGGCCTGTGGGCCCTCCTGCTGGCCGTCCGGACCGTGCGCCGGCCCCGTACCGCCGAACGCGTGGCCGGCTTCGCATCGGCGTTCCTCATCGCCTTCGCGCTCGGCACCCTGAGCGAGCCGTTCGCGCTCGTCAGCGGGCTGCTCGCCGCCGGGGTCGGGCTGCTCTCCGTGCCCCGCCTGCGCCTGGCCCGGAACTGGCGTCCGTTCACCTGGTGCGTGCTCTGGTGCTCCGGGCTCGTGTGCGGTCTGGCGGTGCTCTACACCTCCCCGGGCGCCCGGTGGCGCCGGGCCCAGCAGCCGGAGAAGGAGTCCCTGCTCTCCGCGGACGAACTCCGGGTCACCTGGGAGGACTGGCTCCGCATGTGGGACTCCGTCACCGGCCAGTGGGCGTACCTCGGGGCCGCCGCCGCCGGCGTCCTCCTGGGCCTGGCCTGCGGGCTCCGCGGGCACGCGCCCGGGAAGCGGGAGCCGCGGCGGACCGTTCCGCGCAGCGTGCTGACCGCCCTGCTGCTGCTCCCGGTGCCCGTGGTGGTGCTGGGGTCGTTCGCGGTGGTGGTGGGCCTGCGCAGCGGCTACGGCCCGACCGGGTGGACGTACGCCCGTACGTGGACGAGCTTCCTCGTACCGATGGAGCTGGCGCTCTGCGGCTACGGCGCACTGCTGGGCACGTGGGGCGGCCGGTGGCTCTCGGCCCGCCGCACCGCCGACGCGCTGATGGTGACCGGAACCGTGGCGGCGGGCTGCCTGGCGCTGGCCTCGGTGGCCGTGCTCGTCCCGAACGTCCAGCGGCTCACGACCTCCACGGTCGCCCGTTCCGTGGCCTGGGACTCCCAGAACGCCCGCATACGGACCGAGGCGGCGCGGGGCGCCACGGACGTGGGCTACCGGCCCCTGCACATCGGCGCTCTCGCCGAGCCCTTCTTCACGCGGGACTACGAGCGGGACTGGGTCGCCGCCTGCGTGTCGCAGTGGTACGGCGTCGACCGGATCCACCGTCCTTGA
- a CDS encoding PIG-L family deacetylase produces MSLASRRTRLAALLAALTVGAAGVTTWAYGYGSAQEPAAPGAVLRPSVTEGTVLQVVAHPDDDLFFMNPDVSRSISKGVRVATVYLTAGESDGRNEAHSPHLTDPEQPADHAAYAEARQNGIRAAYAQMATGDRTSAWQRKSIPTVGGGSAEVDVLVARPEVNLVWMQLREARSISGDNPDSLRGLWDGRVSSLGAQLASGTPVKPWFSYTKEQAVDAIAEVFAMYRPTTIRTQDPTPGRSHGGGGFLDHQDHMYGARFVQAAAERYAKSADRPHFSIQNYVSYPNSSLPPTLDPQAAEEKLGYLKTYAWLDHQDWCGSPAGCGDRKTATRPAGAGWSQTIRYSRGDGTSWLAEGASGRLSAFAVLDGRMAYWSRSGPKAPWQGPRLLPGAGFDTGATAVRLPDGRIAVFGTRTTLGSAPQEYGRDLAYAVQAAPDGAFGPWQSLGTPDTDDVSGTSAISAPSVAVDGTGRMTVYVRDSARTLRARAQAAPDGAFGAWQSLGGAGLLGEPVTATDGAGRRHVYAATARTVLAWVQPAPGAPLGGPFPTGLPATTGPLSASPQDDGVRLYFRRPGTGTVRTSLATAGGASPVFSPVTEAGGDGGYGAVGVAGRLLAGRAGAGTIGVSGPDSGPSWYESQMLFTGAPAAVAEPDGTAVAAALGLDAGLHVTTAPPAGSEPLGSRPPSSPWHLAIPPSTTAQAGRAGSGWQR; encoded by the coding sequence ATGTCCCTGGCCAGCCGCCGCACCCGCCTCGCGGCCCTGCTCGCCGCGCTCACCGTCGGCGCCGCCGGAGTGACGACCTGGGCCTACGGGTACGGAAGCGCGCAGGAGCCGGCGGCCCCCGGGGCGGTTCTCCGCCCGAGTGTGACCGAGGGCACCGTCCTCCAGGTCGTCGCGCATCCCGACGACGACCTCTTCTTCATGAACCCCGACGTGAGCCGCTCCATATCCAAGGGCGTCAGGGTCGCCACCGTCTACCTGACCGCCGGTGAGTCCGACGGCAGGAACGAGGCCCACAGCCCGCACCTGACGGACCCCGAGCAGCCCGCCGACCACGCCGCCTACGCGGAGGCCCGGCAGAACGGCATACGGGCCGCCTACGCGCAGATGGCCACCGGCGACCGCACCAGCGCCTGGCAGCGCAAGTCCATACCCACCGTCGGCGGGGGGAGCGCCGAGGTGGACGTCCTCGTCGCCAGGCCCGAGGTCAACCTGGTGTGGATGCAGCTGCGCGAGGCCCGCAGCATCTCCGGCGACAATCCGGACAGCCTCCGCGGCCTGTGGGACGGCAGGGTGTCCTCCCTGGGTGCCCAGCTGGCCTCCGGGACTCCGGTCAAGCCCTGGTTCTCGTACACCAAGGAACAGGCCGTGGACGCCATCGCGGAGGTCTTCGCGATGTACCGGCCGACCACGATCCGGACGCAGGACCCGACGCCCGGCCGGTCGCACGGCGGCGGTGGCTTCCTCGACCACCAGGACCACATGTACGGCGCCCGCTTCGTGCAGGCGGCGGCCGAACGCTACGCGAAGTCCGCGGACCGGCCGCACTTCTCGATCCAGAACTACGTGAGCTACCCCAACAGCTCCCTGCCCCCGACGCTCGACCCGCAGGCGGCCGAGGAGAAGCTCGGGTACCTCAAGACCTACGCCTGGCTCGACCACCAGGACTGGTGCGGCAGCCCCGCCGGCTGCGGCGACCGCAAGACCGCGACCCGGCCCGCGGGCGCCGGATGGAGCCAGACCATCCGCTACAGCCGGGGCGACGGCACCTCGTGGCTGGCCGAGGGCGCCTCCGGCCGGCTGTCGGCCTTCGCCGTCCTGGACGGCCGGATGGCGTACTGGTCGCGCAGCGGCCCCAAGGCCCCGTGGCAGGGACCCCGGCTCCTCCCCGGCGCCGGGTTCGACACGGGTGCGACGGCGGTCCGGCTCCCCGACGGCAGGATCGCGGTCTTCGGCACCCGCACCACCCTGGGCTCCGCGCCCCAGGAGTACGGACGCGACCTCGCGTACGCCGTCCAGGCCGCACCCGACGGCGCCTTCGGCCCGTGGCAGTCGCTGGGCACCCCGGACACGGACGACGTATCCGGCACCTCGGCGATCAGTGCACCGTCCGTCGCCGTGGACGGCACGGGCCGGATGACCGTGTACGTACGCGATTCCGCGCGCACCCTGCGCGCCCGCGCACAGGCGGCTCCGGACGGCGCCTTCGGCGCGTGGCAGTCCCTGGGCGGCGCCGGTCTGCTGGGCGAGCCGGTCACCGCGACCGACGGTGCCGGGCGGCGCCACGTGTACGCGGCCACGGCCCGGACCGTGCTGGCGTGGGTCCAGCCGGCACCGGGCGCCCCGCTCGGCGGCCCCTTCCCGACCGGGCTGCCGGCCACCACCGGCCCGCTCTCCGCGAGCCCGCAGGACGACGGCGTCCGCCTGTACTTCCGCCGCCCCGGCACGGGCACCGTCCGTACGAGCCTGGCCACCGCGGGCGGGGCCTCGCCGGTGTTCTCCCCGGTCACGGAGGCGGGTGGCGACGGCGGTTACGGCGCCGTCGGCGTCGCGGGCCGGCTGCTCGCGGGTCGCGCGGGCGCGGGCACGATCGGTGTGTCGGGCCCGGACAGCGGGCCGTCCTGGTACGAGTCCCAGATGCTCTTCACGGGCGCGCCGGCCGCCGTGGCCGAGCCCGACGGCACGGCCGTCGCCGCGGCCCTCGGCCTGGACGCCGGTCTGCACGTCACGACGGCTCCCCCGGCCGGATCCGAGCCGCTCGGCAGCCGCCCGCCCTCCTCCCCGTGGCACCTGGCGATCCCGCCCTCGACGACCGCACAGGCCGGCCGCGCCGGCTCCGGGTGGCAGCGCTGA
- a CDS encoding DUF6213 family protein, protein MSISLIPTADGQLLIPATEVTSLLRCLAADWLGSPPSGEEPDIPAAVDEAAGAMNQLADQIDAECIACASEPGAGRPE, encoded by the coding sequence GTGTCCATTTCCCTCATCCCGACAGCGGACGGGCAATTGCTCATACCCGCCACAGAGGTCACCTCCCTGCTGCGCTGCCTGGCGGCCGACTGGCTGGGGTCACCACCCTCCGGGGAGGAGCCGGACATCCCTGCGGCAGTCGACGAGGCGGCGGGCGCGATGAACCAGCTCGCCGATCAGATCGACGCCGAGTGCATCGCCTGCGCGAGCGAACCCGGCGCAGGCAGGCCCGAGTGA
- a CDS encoding isoamylase early set domain-containing protein, with the protein MLKRTLRKDRTEVTFVLPADIPPGPVSVVGDFNDWQPGAHPLKPRKGGERSVTVELAGERTYSFRYLAAGDYWFNDDTAGDQDGPNSRLHT; encoded by the coding sequence ATGCTGAAGCGCACGCTGCGCAAGGACCGCACCGAGGTCACCTTCGTCCTCCCCGCCGACATCCCGCCCGGTCCGGTCAGCGTGGTGGGCGACTTCAACGACTGGCAGCCCGGCGCCCACCCCCTGAAGCCGCGCAAGGGCGGCGAGCGCTCCGTCACCGTCGAGCTGGCCGGCGAGCGCACCTACTCCTTCCGCTACCTGGCCGCCGGGGACTACTGGTTCAACGACGACACGGCAGGCGACCAGGACGGCCCCAACAGCCGGCTCCACACCTGA
- a CDS encoding STAS domain-containing protein — translation MIAPFDRTPAAAGADGATVHRSTVAVEVASGTHRTPARVRGEIDLDHVGALRRDLVAALDAAGTGLDLDLSAVTFCDSSGVHLLLALNTLAADAGKTLVVTAVSRRVARVLEITEAERLLTFREPPPRRAGPDPAAHGATPPPSPERSSADPR, via the coding sequence ATGATCGCCCCCTTCGACCGCACACCCGCCGCCGCGGGTGCCGACGGCGCCACCGTGCACCGCTCCACCGTCGCCGTGGAGGTCGCGTCCGGAACACACCGGACGCCGGCCCGGGTACGCGGCGAGATCGACCTGGACCACGTGGGCGCCCTGCGTCGGGACCTCGTCGCGGCACTGGACGCCGCCGGGACGGGGCTCGACCTCGACCTGTCCGCCGTCACCTTCTGCGACAGCTCGGGCGTGCACCTCCTCCTGGCCCTGAACACCCTGGCCGCCGATGCCGGCAAGACCCTCGTGGTGACCGCCGTCAGCCGCCGCGTCGCCCGCGTTCTGGAGATCACCGAAGCCGAGCGGCTGCTCACCTTCCGCGAGCCGCCCCCGCGGCGAGCCGGCCCGGACCCCGCAGCGCACGGCGCGACGCCACCCCCGTCCCCCGAACGGAGCAGTGCGGACCCTCGATGA
- a CDS encoding helix-turn-helix transcriptional regulator, which translates to MEPAESRTSWTFVTHHARILAMIVRDPEMRLRDMATACGLTERAAQAIVADLESAGYLTRTRHGRRNHYRVTPGTLFRHPAEGRHEIADLLRLLVDLGPDDGDGRPPRPEGREHDQDQTRP; encoded by the coding sequence ATGGAACCGGCCGAGTCCCGTACCAGCTGGACGTTCGTCACCCACCACGCCCGGATCCTCGCCATGATCGTGCGCGACCCGGAGATGCGGCTGCGGGACATGGCCACGGCGTGCGGGCTGACCGAGCGCGCGGCCCAGGCCATCGTGGCCGACCTGGAGAGCGCCGGGTACCTGACCCGGACCCGCCACGGCCGCCGCAACCACTACCGGGTCACACCCGGCACCCTCTTCCGCCACCCCGCCGAGGGACGGCACGAGATCGCCGACCTCCTGAGGCTGCTGGTCGACCTCGGCCCGGACGACGGAGACGGCCGCCCGCCCCGGCCGGAGGGGCGGGAGCACGACCAGGATCAGACACGGCCCTGA
- a CDS encoding DUF2231 domain-containing protein: protein MNALSLDADAPPQGTSALEAASARWLTALDRIERTTLADPAIRVLQRGIRSLPLGDVRDLLRGRPLGHPLHPVLVQVPIGCWLSAAVLDVVPGAQHAATTLTAVGLVGVAPAAIAGWADWADLPPEQARVGLAHAVSNGVAVGCYALSLTARLRGRPLKGRLWSWGGLTAVALTGALGGHVAYRQAVGAHPAT from the coding sequence ATGAACGCACTCTCTCTCGACGCCGACGCACCCCCGCAGGGCACCTCCGCGCTGGAGGCCGCATCGGCGCGGTGGCTGACGGCCCTGGACCGGATCGAACGGACCACGCTGGCCGACCCGGCGATCCGGGTCCTCCAGCGGGGCATCCGGTCGCTCCCGCTGGGCGACGTACGCGATCTGCTCCGGGGCAGGCCGCTGGGCCATCCCCTCCACCCCGTGCTGGTGCAGGTACCGATCGGATGCTGGCTCTCGGCCGCGGTCCTGGACGTCGTCCCGGGGGCGCAGCACGCGGCCACGACCCTGACGGCCGTCGGCCTGGTGGGTGTGGCTCCGGCCGCGATCGCGGGCTGGGCCGACTGGGCCGACCTGCCACCCGAGCAGGCCCGCGTCGGCCTGGCGCACGCCGTCTCGAACGGGGTCGCGGTCGGCTGCTACGCGCTCTCCCTCACGGCGCGCCTGCGCGGACGCCCGCTGAAAGGCCGGCTGTGGTCGTGGGGAGGGCTGACGGCGGTCGCCCTGACCGGGGCCCTCGGCGGCCACGTGGCGTACCGGCAGGCCGTCGGAGCACACCCGGCGACCTAG